In the Helianthus annuus cultivar XRQ/B chromosome 11, HanXRQr2.0-SUNRISE, whole genome shotgun sequence genome, one interval contains:
- the LOC118484062 gene encoding glutathione S-transferase T3-like, producing the protein MDAPPQSPAFDPYAYRSPQVPSTRGNVERPLPIHDDEDDEVVPETQNLGDDDEEDEYNVDEDAGNEEDEAREKKGKTVSEKWTKEQEEALAKAWVHCSTNKKKGNQQSRESFWGKILEHFNKTIGGSNRTVHQVRSKWNPMHAKINFFNGLYQQADRTRGSGCKDLDVMKVALKEFKERFPSGFQHIEAWEVVRRHEKWAQVPLMGEEGEGSAHKRKPVDVDLSIPDMNKEHNGETSEHIVSNAATHLLGLDLADVLSQ; encoded by the exons atggacgctcctcctcaatcccccgccttcgacccatatgCTTATCGTTCTCCACAagttccttctacacgaggaaatgtcgaacgtcctctacctattcacgacgacgaggacgatgaggtagtgcccgaaactcaaaatttgggcgacgacGACGAGGAAGATGAATATAATGTGGACGAAGACGCGGGCAACGAAGAAGATGAGGCTCGAGAAAAAAAAGGGAAAACGGTGAGCGAAAAATGGACAAAAgaacaagaagaggcgttggcgaaggcgtgggtacattgtTCTACCAACAAAAAAAAGGGCAATCAACAAAGTCGCGAAAGTTTTTGGGGTAAAATTTTAGAGCATTTTAACAAAACTATcggtggaagtaaccggaccgttcatcaagtacggtctaaatggaacccgatgcatgcgaaaataaactttttcaacggcctataccaacaagcg gatcgcacacgaggaagcggatgtaaggatctcgacgtgatgaaagtcgcgttaaaagaatttaaagaaaGATTTCCAAGCGGTTTTCAACACATCGAggcgtgggaggtcgttcgaagacacgagaaatgggcccaagtcccattgatgggtgaggaaggtgaaggttcggcacataaaagaaagcccgttgacgtgGACCTTTCGATACCGGATATGAACAAAGAgcacaacggcgagacaagc